A window of Streptomyces sp. DG1A-41 contains these coding sequences:
- the nadC gene encoding carboxylating nicotinate-nucleotide diphosphorylase, with product MTTAEFPSAAARAAAAAALAEDASGKDITTVWSVPEDLAATAEIRTRHSGIAAGLPVVAEVFAQVDPEVKVEPAVADGARLADGQVLVHLSGPARSLITGERTALNFLQRMCGIATLTDRYVQAVAGTRARILDTRKTAPGLRALDKYAVTAGGGHNHRLDLAAMVLLKENHIAAAGGVTAAIEAVRRGMARTGQTVESDVEVQTVTQAVEALGAGARWIMLDNMPVADIEQVVKVRAGRADASRILLEASGTIRLDTVPAIAGTGVDLISVGALTHSAPALDLTMLLTTGPVPCPR from the coding sequence ATGACCACGGCCGAGTTTCCCTCGGCGGCAGCACGGGCCGCCGCCGCTGCCGCCCTGGCCGAGGACGCGTCAGGGAAGGACATCACCACCGTGTGGAGCGTTCCCGAGGACCTGGCGGCCACGGCCGAGATCCGCACCCGGCACAGCGGCATCGCCGCCGGCCTCCCCGTGGTCGCCGAGGTCTTCGCGCAGGTCGACCCCGAGGTCAAGGTCGAGCCGGCCGTCGCCGACGGCGCCCGACTGGCCGACGGCCAGGTCCTGGTGCACCTGTCCGGTCCGGCGCGCAGCCTGATCACCGGGGAGCGTACGGCGCTGAACTTCCTGCAGCGCATGTGCGGCATCGCGACGCTGACCGACCGCTACGTCCAAGCTGTGGCAGGGACCAGGGCGCGCATCCTGGACACGCGCAAGACGGCGCCGGGCCTGCGCGCCCTGGACAAGTACGCGGTCACCGCCGGCGGCGGCCACAACCACCGCCTCGATCTCGCGGCGATGGTCCTGCTCAAGGAGAACCACATCGCCGCGGCGGGCGGGGTGACCGCCGCGATCGAGGCGGTCAGGCGCGGGATGGCGCGCACCGGGCAGACCGTGGAGAGCGATGTCGAGGTGCAGACCGTCACCCAGGCCGTCGAGGCCCTCGGCGCCGGAGCCCGCTGGATCATGCTCGACAACATGCCGGTGGCCGACATCGAGCAGGTCGTGAAGGTCCGGGCCGGGCGGGCCGACGCTTCCCGGATCCTGCTGGAGGCCTCGGGCACCATCCGCCTGGACACAGTTCCCGCCATCGCCGGGACAGGCGTCGACCTCATCTCGGTCGGGGCGTTGACGCACAGCGCGCCCGCACTGGACCTGACCATGCTGCTGACCACCGGCCCGGTGCCATGTCCGAGGTAG
- a CDS encoding VOC family protein gives MSVRMKLSAITLDCPDPLALAAFYQAATGLEPHPRSNAEFASLGGGDELSIGFQRVDDHRAPSWPGQDVPQQLHCCFRVADLEEAEARLLELGAGRPEQQPNESRWRVLTDPAGHPFCIVGG, from the coding sequence ATGTCCGTACGGATGAAGTTGAGCGCGATAACCCTGGACTGCCCCGACCCGCTCGCGCTGGCGGCGTTCTACCAGGCGGCCACCGGCCTCGAACCGCACCCGCGGTCGAACGCCGAATTCGCCTCTCTGGGCGGTGGGGACGAACTCTCCATCGGCTTCCAGCGGGTCGACGACCACCGGGCTCCGAGCTGGCCCGGCCAGGACGTGCCCCAGCAACTGCACTGCTGCTTCAGGGTGGCGGACCTGGAGGAGGCCGAGGCCCGGCTGCTGGAGCTGGGAGCGGGCAGGCCGGAACAGCAGCCGAACGAGAGCAGGTGGCGGGTCCTCACGGATCCGGCGGGGCATCCCTTCTGCATCGTCGGAGGGTGA
- a CDS encoding WHG domain-containing protein: MARVGLTPERLTQAGAELADEVGFEQVTVSALARRFDVKVASLYSHVKNSQDLRTRIALLALTELADRAADALAGRAGEEALAALANVYRDYAREHPGRYAAAQLRLDPQTAAASAGVRHAQMTRALLRGYDLTEPDQTHAVRLLGSVFHGYVSLEMGGGFSHSAPDTDDTWARILDALDTLLRNWPAPPTDPRG; encoded by the coding sequence ATGGCACGCGTGGGACTGACACCGGAACGCCTGACCCAGGCGGGTGCCGAACTCGCCGACGAGGTCGGCTTCGAGCAGGTGACCGTCTCGGCGCTCGCCCGCCGGTTCGACGTCAAGGTCGCGAGCCTGTACTCGCACGTGAAGAACTCCCAGGACCTCAGGACCCGGATCGCCCTGCTCGCGCTCACGGAACTCGCCGACCGGGCCGCCGACGCCCTCGCCGGGCGGGCCGGCGAGGAAGCCCTGGCCGCCCTCGCGAACGTCTACCGCGACTACGCCCGGGAGCACCCGGGCCGTTACGCCGCGGCCCAGCTGCGGCTCGACCCGCAGACGGCGGCCGCGAGCGCCGGTGTCCGGCACGCGCAGATGACCCGGGCGCTGCTGCGCGGCTACGACCTGACGGAACCGGACCAGACCCACGCGGTCCGGCTGCTGGGCAGCGTGTTCCACGGCTACGTCAGCCTGGAGATGGGCGGCGGGTTCAGCCACAGCGCCCCCGACACCGACGACACCTGGGCCCGGATCCTCGACGCCCTCGACACGCTGCTGCGGAACTGGCCCGCGCCCCCCACCGATCCCCGAGGCTGA
- a CDS encoding SpoIIE family protein phosphatase, giving the protein MPVPIPRQRAIPAAESGQAQAESSCDGPAEQSCTDASAAAPRTPDTTGNTTDKAGNTTDKVENNTAHTNLTLLLIEDDPAGSPIVPDMLDQAGKPIRVRTARNLTEAGRLLTDDVHCILLDLALPAPGRSDADDELAVLKHVLELAPRHAVLALTASGDAERGAEAVRVGAQDYLFRDELDGRLLSRAIRYAVERKRSESAERRLAEGRLRAQENRRLERGLLPTPLLEGSPLRFAARYRPGRSRALLGGDFYDVVRTPDGTVHAMIGDVCGHGPDEAALGVELRIAWRALTLAGLCGDQLLGTLQQVLEHERADDEIFATLCTVDIAPDGRRAGLCLAGHPSPLLARPGKPARLLPYDNNGPALGLLPGARWPRMQVELGAEWSLMLYTDGLIEGHVGEGRERLGQDGMTEMVRRQIAEGLRGEQLLRAAVNEVRDLNGGELADDVAVLLLDRVP; this is encoded by the coding sequence ATGCCCGTACCCATACCGCGGCAGAGAGCGATCCCGGCCGCGGAAAGTGGTCAGGCGCAGGCCGAGTCCTCATGCGACGGCCCCGCCGAGCAGTCCTGCACGGACGCCTCGGCAGCCGCCCCACGCACGCCGGACACCACCGGGAACACCACGGACAAGGCCGGGAACACCACGGACAAGGTGGAGAACAACACCGCCCACACCAACCTGACACTGCTGCTGATCGAGGACGATCCGGCCGGTTCGCCGATCGTGCCCGACATGCTCGACCAGGCAGGCAAGCCGATCCGCGTCCGCACGGCCCGCAACCTCACCGAGGCCGGGCGGCTGCTGACCGACGACGTCCACTGCATCCTGCTGGACCTGGCGCTGCCGGCTCCGGGCCGCAGCGACGCCGATGACGAGCTCGCCGTGCTCAAGCACGTGCTGGAGCTCGCGCCCCGGCATGCCGTTCTGGCGCTGACCGCGTCGGGCGACGCCGAGCGCGGCGCGGAGGCGGTGCGCGTGGGCGCGCAGGACTACCTCTTCCGCGACGAGTTGGACGGCCGGCTGCTGAGCCGGGCGATCCGCTACGCGGTGGAGCGCAAGCGCTCCGAGTCGGCCGAGCGCCGGCTCGCCGAGGGCCGGCTGCGCGCCCAGGAGAACCGCCGCCTGGAGCGCGGTCTTCTGCCGACCCCGCTGCTGGAGGGCTCCCCGCTCCGGTTCGCCGCCCGCTACCGCCCGGGCCGCTCGCGCGCGCTGCTCGGCGGCGACTTCTACGACGTCGTGCGCACGCCGGACGGCACCGTGCACGCCATGATCGGTGACGTCTGCGGTCACGGCCCGGACGAGGCGGCCCTGGGCGTGGAGCTGCGGATCGCCTGGCGCGCGCTGACGCTGGCGGGCCTGTGCGGGGACCAGCTGCTGGGCACGCTCCAGCAGGTGCTGGAGCACGAGCGGGCCGACGACGAGATCTTCGCGACCCTGTGCACGGTGGACATCGCGCCGGACGGTCGCCGCGCCGGCCTGTGCCTGGCGGGCCACCCGTCGCCGCTGCTGGCGCGACCGGGCAAACCGGCCCGCCTGCTGCCGTACGACAACAACGGCCCGGCCCTCGGGCTGCTGCCGGGTGCCCGCTGGCCGCGTATGCAGGTGGAGCTGGGCGCCGAGTGGAGCCTGATGCTCTACACCGACGGCCTGATCGAGGGCCATGTCGGCGAGGGCCGGGAACGGCTCGGCCAGGACGGCATGACGGAGATGGTGCGCCGCCAGATCGCCGAGGGACTGCGGGGCGAGCAGCTGCTGCGGGCGGCGGTGAACGAGGTGCGCGACCTCAACGGCGGCGAGCTGGCGGACGACGTCGCGGTACTGCTGCTGGACCGGGTGCCGTAG
- a CDS encoding DUF2516 family protein: MQGFAGLMWLLSMALIVFSGFALIDAAVRREDAYRAADKKTKPFWLIILGLAFVVNLLFPILSFLPIIGLIATIVYMVDVRPAIRALPGGGRSQRGSSSDGPYGPWNGGR; encoded by the coding sequence ATGCAGGGCTTCGCAGGGTTGATGTGGCTTCTGAGCATGGCCCTGATCGTTTTCAGCGGCTTCGCGTTGATCGACGCGGCCGTACGGCGGGAGGACGCCTACCGCGCCGCCGACAAGAAGACCAAGCCGTTCTGGCTGATCATCCTCGGGCTCGCCTTCGTGGTGAACCTGCTCTTCCCGATCCTGTCGTTCCTGCCGATCATCGGGCTCATCGCGACGATCGTGTACATGGTCGACGTCCGTCCCGCCATCCGGGCGCTCCCCGGCGGCGGCCGCAGCCAGCGCGGCTCCAGCAGCGACGGTCCGTACGGCCCCTGGAACGGCGGCCGGTAA
- a CDS encoding DUF1330 domain-containing protein produces MAKGYWVSVYRTIADPEKVAAYDKLTGPAVEAAGGRTLSLGSRGVAHDAGIAERTVLVEFDSFEQAVAARESAAYQEALAVLADGVERDFRIIEGLD; encoded by the coding sequence GTGGCCAAGGGCTACTGGGTCAGCGTCTACCGCACCATCGCAGACCCCGAGAAGGTGGCTGCCTACGACAAGCTGACCGGTCCAGCCGTCGAGGCCGCGGGCGGGCGGACGCTCTCCCTCGGCAGCCGGGGCGTCGCACACGACGCCGGAATCGCCGAGCGCACCGTCCTGGTCGAGTTCGACAGCTTCGAACAGGCGGTCGCCGCACGCGAGAGTGCGGCCTACCAGGAGGCGCTGGCCGTACTTGCTGACGGCGTCGAGCGCGACTTCCGCATCATCGAAGGCCTCGACTGA
- a CDS encoding helix-turn-helix domain-containing protein, whose amino-acid sequence MASLNVGNLGDYLREQRRNAQLSLRQLADAAGVSNPYLSQIERGLRKPSAEVLQQVAKALRISAETLYVRAGILDAERDRDEVETRAVILADPTLHERQKQVLLQIYESFRKENGFGTGDGSAVVDLVAAEDAADRDGDAPDGGTGIRRTRTADGGRPAERRTRDSDGGTSPSPARRARQDVGGTSPSSARRARKGTGGTSAARRTRKDTGGSDTDPQQTAG is encoded by the coding sequence ATGGCATCGCTCAACGTCGGCAATCTCGGTGACTACCTGCGCGAACAGCGGCGCAACGCGCAGCTGTCGCTGCGGCAGCTCGCCGACGCCGCCGGGGTGTCCAATCCGTACCTGAGCCAGATCGAGCGCGGGCTGCGCAAGCCGAGCGCGGAGGTGTTGCAGCAGGTCGCCAAGGCCCTGCGGATCTCCGCCGAGACGCTGTACGTCCGCGCCGGCATCCTCGACGCCGAGCGGGACCGGGACGAGGTCGAGACGCGTGCCGTCATCCTCGCGGACCCGACGCTGCACGAGCGGCAGAAGCAGGTGCTGTTGCAGATCTACGAGTCGTTCCGCAAGGAGAACGGGTTCGGGACCGGCGACGGTTCCGCGGTCGTCGACCTCGTGGCGGCCGAAGACGCGGCGGACAGGGACGGGGACGCTCCGGACGGCGGCACCGGGATACGACGAACCCGCACGGCCGACGGCGGCCGGCCCGCCGAGCGCCGTACCCGCGACAGCGACGGCGGTACGTCACCGTCGCCCGCGCGTCGTGCTCGTCAGGACGTCGGCGGTACGTCACCGTCGTCCGCACGTCGTGCTCGCAAGGGCACCGGCGGTACGTCCGCCGCCCGCCGGACCCGCAAGGACACCGGCGGCAGTGACACCGACCCGCAGCAGACGGCCGGCTGA
- a CDS encoding GDSL-type esterase/lipase family protein codes for MHSEHDWITTPLTADLLRGALDLERTEHGLLPHRLPARARAQNTNAQLAMAEAQPSGVRLAFRTAATAVELDTLRTKRDYAGFPPRPDGLYDLLVDGRPAGQAPGTGGNVLTIDMATWDAEVTPGPVGTVRFTGLPAREKDVDIWLPHNETTELVALRTDAPVEPVPDRGRRVWLHHGSSISHGSDAASPTAIWPAIAARLGGVELVNLGFGGSALLDPFTARAMRDTPADLISVKIGINIVNADAMRLRAFGPAVHGFLDTIREGHPDTPLLVVSSIHCAIHEDTPGPTAPDLSALGEGRLRFSAMGDPAEVAAGKLTLGVIREELSRIVRQRAADDPNLHYLDGLDLYGESDAAELPLPDDVHPDAATHRHIGERFHELAFTKAGPSPRAHDPARRRPHPVDTAAAVRPLPYAARS; via the coding sequence ATGCACTCCGAGCACGACTGGATCACCACCCCCCTCACGGCGGACCTGCTGCGCGGCGCCCTCGACCTGGAGCGCACCGAACACGGGCTGCTCCCGCACCGGTTGCCCGCCCGGGCCCGCGCGCAGAACACCAACGCCCAGCTGGCCATGGCCGAGGCCCAGCCGTCCGGCGTACGGCTGGCGTTCCGTACCGCCGCGACCGCCGTCGAGCTGGACACGCTGCGCACCAAACGCGACTACGCCGGCTTCCCGCCCCGGCCGGACGGCCTGTACGACCTCCTCGTCGACGGCCGCCCGGCCGGCCAGGCCCCCGGGACCGGCGGCAACGTCCTCACGATCGACATGGCCACCTGGGACGCCGAGGTCACGCCGGGCCCGGTCGGTACCGTCCGCTTCACGGGCCTGCCCGCGCGCGAGAAGGACGTCGACATCTGGCTGCCGCACAACGAGACCACCGAGCTCGTCGCCCTGCGCACCGACGCGCCCGTGGAGCCCGTGCCGGACCGGGGCCGCAGGGTGTGGCTGCACCACGGCAGTTCGATCAGCCACGGCTCCGACGCCGCGAGCCCCACCGCCATCTGGCCCGCGATCGCCGCGCGGCTCGGCGGTGTGGAACTGGTCAACCTCGGATTCGGCGGCAGCGCGCTGCTCGACCCGTTCACCGCGCGCGCCATGCGGGACACCCCGGCCGACCTGATCAGCGTGAAGATCGGCATCAACATCGTCAACGCGGACGCGATGCGGCTGCGCGCGTTCGGCCCGGCCGTGCACGGTTTCCTCGACACGATCCGCGAGGGGCACCCCGACACCCCGCTGCTGGTCGTCTCCTCCATCCACTGCGCCATCCACGAGGACACGCCCGGCCCCACGGCCCCGGACCTCAGCGCGCTCGGCGAGGGCAGGTTGCGTTTCTCCGCGATGGGCGATCCGGCGGAGGTGGCCGCCGGGAAGCTGACGCTCGGCGTCATCCGGGAGGAGCTGTCCCGCATCGTCCGCCAGCGCGCCGCCGACGACCCGAACCTCCACTACCTCGACGGCCTCGACCTCTACGGCGAGTCCGACGCGGCAGAACTCCCCCTCCCCGACGATGTCCACCCGGACGCCGCCACCCACCGCCACATCGGCGAACGCTTCCACGAACTGGCCTTCACCAAGGCCGGCCCTTCGCCCCGAGCTCATGACCCCGCGCGGCGGCGTCCACATCCTGTGGACACCGCCGCGGCTGTCAGGCCCCTCCCCTACGCTGCCCGCTCATGA
- a CDS encoding AAA family ATPase, translating to MTSTEPALQYVLDQERAHHERCRDALAAMVEGAGEQVVVGEDVSASGADAEVLGYRLRSRAKALRELPAAPLFFGALQGEQGELHIGRLRITEHPAEPPLVVDWRAPVSRAFYQASARDPQGVAVRRRFGWAPGSRGDSGDLTGLEDEHLGKGEARASEIVAREIERPRVGPMRDIAATIQPEQDDLVRGDLAVSVCVQGAPGTGKTAVGLHRAAYLLYTHPQRIRRGGLLILGPNRTFLSYIAEVLPSLGETGVRQSTLAEEIARHPVGGHDEPAAAAVKHDARMAEVLRRALYARVRADGGDGDGLAVPDGAYRWRVPAAELARIVALVREEEPPYGVGRERVRSRIVRSVREQAERRAGPRSNTWVRRVERVRPLSAYVDAVWPRVRPEEIVAELLSDAGALAEAADGLLDPGEQRALLWRKPPRSWKSARWSAADLVLLDEVAGLIEHPEGYGHVVVDEAQDLSPMECRAIARRAPFGSLTVLGDLAQGTTPWAARSWRTVLAHLGKPDASVVELTTGFRVPQAVVGLANRLLERLDVDVPAARSLRGDGELRMRETTPDGVPRAVVEAVRDALGRDGSVGIVAADADVPRMRAALDAVGIETAGPEELGARVSLVPASVVKGLEYDHVVAVEPATIAESEERGLHRLYVVLTRAVSRLEVVRGRPLPF from the coding sequence ATGACGTCGACCGAGCCTGCCCTTCAGTACGTCCTCGACCAGGAACGCGCCCATCACGAGCGCTGCCGGGACGCCCTCGCCGCGATGGTCGAGGGCGCCGGCGAGCAGGTCGTCGTCGGCGAGGACGTCTCCGCGTCCGGTGCCGACGCCGAAGTCCTCGGGTACCGGCTGCGCAGCAGGGCCAAGGCGCTGCGGGAGCTGCCCGCAGCACCCTTGTTCTTCGGGGCCTTGCAGGGGGAGCAGGGTGAGTTGCACATCGGGCGGCTGCGGATCACCGAGCACCCGGCCGAACCGCCTCTCGTCGTCGACTGGCGTGCGCCCGTCTCGCGTGCCTTCTACCAGGCCTCGGCCCGCGACCCGCAGGGCGTCGCCGTGCGCCGGCGGTTCGGGTGGGCGCCCGGCAGCCGAGGCGACTCCGGCGACCTCACCGGGCTGGAGGACGAGCACCTGGGGAAGGGCGAGGCGCGGGCCAGTGAGATCGTCGCCCGCGAGATCGAACGGCCCCGCGTCGGGCCCATGCGGGACATCGCCGCGACCATCCAGCCCGAGCAGGACGACCTCGTCCGCGGGGACCTGGCGGTGTCGGTGTGCGTGCAGGGGGCGCCCGGCACCGGCAAGACCGCCGTCGGGCTGCACCGGGCCGCGTATCTGCTCTACACGCACCCGCAGCGGATCCGGCGCGGCGGTCTGCTGATCCTCGGGCCCAACCGCACCTTCCTGTCGTACATCGCGGAGGTCCTGCCGTCCCTCGGCGAGACCGGTGTGCGGCAGTCGACCCTGGCCGAGGAGATCGCACGGCATCCGGTCGGCGGCCACGACGAGCCGGCGGCCGCCGCCGTCAAGCACGACGCCCGGATGGCCGAGGTGCTGCGACGGGCGCTGTACGCGCGCGTGCGCGCCGACGGTGGTGACGGTGACGGGCTCGCCGTGCCCGACGGGGCGTACCGGTGGCGGGTGCCGGCGGCGGAGCTGGCGCGGATCGTGGCCCTGGTGCGGGAGGAGGAACCGCCGTACGGGGTCGGGCGGGAGCGGGTGCGGTCGCGGATCGTGCGGTCGGTGCGCGAGCAGGCCGAGCGGCGGGCCGGGCCGCGGAGCAACACCTGGGTACGCCGGGTCGAGCGGGTGCGGCCGCTGTCCGCGTACGTCGACGCCGTCTGGCCCCGAGTGCGGCCCGAGGAGATCGTGGCCGAACTGCTCAGCGACGCAGGGGCGTTGGCCGAGGCCGCCGACGGGCTGCTGGACCCCGGCGAGCAGCGGGCGCTGCTGTGGCGCAAGCCGCCCCGGTCGTGGAAGTCGGCGCGCTGGTCGGCCGCCGATCTGGTGCTCCTGGACGAGGTCGCCGGGCTGATCGAGCACCCGGAGGGGTACGGACATGTCGTCGTCGACGAGGCGCAGGACCTGTCCCCGATGGAGTGCCGGGCCATCGCCCGCCGGGCGCCCTTCGGCTCGCTGACGGTCCTGGGCGACCTGGCGCAGGGGACGACACCGTGGGCGGCACGGTCGTGGCGGACGGTCCTGGCGCACCTGGGGAAACCGGACGCGTCCGTGGTCGAGCTGACCACCGGCTTCCGCGTGCCGCAGGCGGTCGTCGGCCTCGCCAACCGGCTGCTGGAACGGCTGGACGTGGACGTACCGGCGGCCCGTTCCCTGCGCGGGGACGGCGAGCTGCGGATGCGGGAGACGACCCCGGACGGCGTGCCCCGAGCAGTCGTGGAGGCCGTACGGGACGCACTGGGCCGGGACGGCTCGGTCGGGATCGTCGCGGCGGACGCGGACGTACCCCGGATGCGAGCGGCCCTGGACGCGGTCGGCATCGAGACGGCGGGCCCGGAGGAACTCGGCGCGCGGGTGTCCCTGGTACCGGCGAGCGTCGTCAAGGGCCTCGAGTACGACCATGTCGTGGCCGTCGAACCGGCGACGATCGCCGAGTCGGAGGAACGGGGGCTGCACCGGCTGTACGTGGTGCTGACGCGGGCGGTGTCACGGCTGGAGGTCGTGCGGGGGAGGCCGCTGCCCTTCTGA
- a CDS encoding DUF2269 domain-containing protein: MKPKQKSHPIPKLGRPARRAVLVVHVTTSASWLGLTLGLLALGTTAATTGSAVTVEASVRAMQLFADWLLLPVALLTLLSGLVLSLGTAWGLARHRWVYTKFWLTLATTTATAFALRPGVNSAVTAVAAGGPLPDAGDVLFGPVVSLSAYVFMTVISVLKPWGPTRRGRRLRAPARRALKTPDPA, translated from the coding sequence GTGAAGCCGAAGCAGAAGTCCCACCCGATTCCGAAACTCGGCCGCCCGGCACGCCGGGCCGTTCTCGTCGTCCACGTCACCACCTCCGCGAGCTGGCTCGGACTCACGCTCGGGCTGCTTGCGCTCGGGACCACCGCGGCCACCACCGGGTCCGCCGTGACCGTGGAGGCGTCCGTGCGGGCCATGCAGCTCTTCGCCGACTGGCTCCTGCTCCCCGTCGCGCTCCTCACGCTGCTCAGCGGACTGGTGCTGTCCCTGGGCACGGCGTGGGGACTCGCCCGGCACCGCTGGGTGTACACGAAGTTCTGGCTGACTCTCGCCACGACCACCGCCACGGCGTTCGCCCTGCGCCCCGGGGTGAACTCCGCGGTCACCGCCGTCGCCGCGGGCGGGCCCCTGCCCGACGCCGGTGACGTCCTGTTCGGGCCGGTCGTCTCGCTGTCCGCCTATGTCTTCATGACGGTGATCTCCGTCCTGAAACCCTGGGGGCCGACCAGGCGGGGCAGGCGACTGCGGGCTCCCGCACGGCGTGCCCTCAAGACGCCTGATCCAGCCTGA
- a CDS encoding NUDIX domain-containing protein: MCDVDELVERVDGRDRVLGVASRREATREGWLHRVAVTVCRDERGRILIHRRSEQVSRFPGLYEVEVGGAANVGESYEQAAARELAEELGIRALPRLLFTFINRSGLSPHWLGVHEAVVPDAVVPDPDEVAWHGWLTEPELDSALLEWRFTPDSHEVFSRYLAFRTAQS, encoded by the coding sequence GTGTGCGACGTGGATGAATTGGTGGAGCGTGTCGACGGTCGAGATCGCGTGCTGGGGGTGGCCAGCCGTCGGGAGGCCACCCGGGAGGGTTGGCTGCACCGGGTCGCCGTGACGGTGTGTCGTGATGAGCGTGGGCGGATCCTCATCCACCGGCGGTCGGAGCAGGTGTCGCGCTTCCCCGGGCTCTATGAGGTCGAGGTCGGTGGCGCCGCAAATGTCGGCGAGTCCTATGAACAGGCCGCCGCGCGGGAGCTGGCCGAAGAGCTGGGCATTCGTGCGCTGCCGCGCCTGCTGTTCACGTTCATCAACCGCAGCGGCTTGAGCCCTCACTGGCTCGGCGTGCACGAAGCCGTGGTGCCGGACGCCGTGGTCCCCGATCCCGATGAGGTCGCCTGGCATGGCTGGCTGACCGAGCCGGAGCTCGACTCGGCCCTGCTGGAGTGGCGCTTCACCCCCGATAGCCACGAAGTTTTCAGCCGGTATCTCGCGTTCCGGACCGCGCAGTCCTGA
- a CDS encoding helix-turn-helix domain-containing protein, with amino-acid sequence MATPRPGNPVRGSTTGRPLMAALDLFGRRWSLRILWELRAGPLGFRPLQKRCDDMSSSVMRQRLTELLDAQVIHQLPDSRYELTPLGQEARHALNPLAHWAERWAATIGPQGADHTDNQAASRVSHPDTVSDGTPESNSAD; translated from the coding sequence ATGGCAACACCCAGACCTGGCAATCCTGTTCGCGGCTCCACCACCGGCCGCCCCCTCATGGCCGCACTCGATCTGTTCGGGCGGCGGTGGAGTCTGCGCATCCTGTGGGAGCTTCGCGCGGGCCCGCTTGGATTCCGCCCCTTGCAGAAGCGGTGCGACGACATGTCCTCCAGCGTGATGCGGCAGCGCCTGACCGAACTGCTGGACGCCCAGGTGATTCACCAACTACCGGACAGCCGCTACGAGCTCACCCCGCTGGGACAGGAGGCGCGCCACGCCCTGAACCCCCTCGCCCACTGGGCGGAACGCTGGGCGGCCACGATCGGCCCGCAAGGGGCGGACCACACCGACAACCAGGCCGCCAGCCGCGTCTCACACCCGGACACCGTGAGCGACGGGACGCCGGAGAGCAACTCCGCGGACTGA
- a CDS encoding class I SAM-dependent methyltransferase, whose protein sequence is MTEPSHLTAVRESYDTVAADYARLVKQPTELDPVSRAMLAAFAELVRPPHPGPVADLGCGPGKVTAHLAALGVPVFGVDVSPEMVELARAAYPDLRFTVGSMTALEIGSGELGGILAYYATHHTPPQWLPTVYAEFHRTLAPGGRLMLAGPVGSGEHLRPTHAYGDHPVSYESYLLPPDRIAELLHRAGLVVTTRVVQEPDEGTKRQIGTFLACRPR, encoded by the coding sequence ATGACCGAACCCTCCCACCTCACCGCCGTCCGAGAGTCCTACGACACCGTCGCCGCCGACTACGCCCGACTCGTCAAGCAGCCGACCGAGCTGGACCCGGTCTCGCGCGCGATGCTGGCCGCCTTCGCCGAGCTCGTACGGCCGCCGCACCCCGGGCCCGTGGCCGACCTGGGCTGCGGCCCGGGCAAGGTGACGGCACACCTGGCCGCCCTGGGGGTACCGGTGTTCGGCGTGGACGTGTCGCCGGAGATGGTCGAACTGGCCCGGGCCGCGTACCCGGATCTCCGCTTCACCGTCGGCTCGATGACCGCGCTGGAGATCGGCAGCGGCGAACTCGGCGGCATCCTGGCGTACTACGCCACCCACCACACCCCGCCGCAGTGGCTGCCGACCGTGTACGCCGAGTTCCACCGCACCCTCGCGCCCGGCGGCCGGCTGATGCTGGCCGGCCCGGTGGGCAGCGGAGAGCACCTGCGCCCGACGCACGCCTACGGCGACCACCCGGTGTCCTACGAGTCGTACCTGCTGCCGCCGGACCGGATCGCCGAACTGCTCCACCGGGCCGGGCTGGTCGTCACGACGCGGGTGGTGCAGGAGCCGGACGAGGGGACCAAGAGGCAGATCGGCACGTTCCTGGCGTGCAGGCCGCGGTAG